One Aliidiomarina minuta genomic region harbors:
- the murG gene encoding undecaprenyldiphospho-muramoylpentapeptide beta-N-acetylglucosaminyltransferase — MSKHVLILAGGTGGHVFPALAVAEQLREQGYQVSWAGTEERLEARVVPAAGFAFYSMPQQGLRGRGIAGWLAAPWRISGSVAQARQLMKKLQPDLVVGFGGYTAGPGGIAAWLSKVPLLIHEQNAAPGMTNKLLSRFAQRTLLGFKAAADKLKQGIWVGNPVRQDICDLIEAPQKPVNDTLQLLIIGGSLGAEVLNQNVPVALQKWTDPELRITHQVGKGREQETVQRYQQAGPGVKVEVVEFIEDMAAAYQQADLVLCRAGALTVAELACAGVASILVPYPYAVDDHQTRNAEVLVSAQAAILLPQSQLNASSLFSVLQELAIDPERLQHMGEQAKTVASSESTQKIVQHCQELMKERAVS, encoded by the coding sequence ATGAGTAAGCACGTACTTATTCTGGCAGGCGGCACTGGCGGCCATGTATTCCCGGCTCTTGCAGTTGCCGAACAACTGCGGGAACAGGGCTATCAGGTTAGCTGGGCAGGTACCGAGGAGCGTCTTGAAGCGCGCGTAGTGCCAGCGGCAGGTTTTGCTTTTTACAGCATGCCGCAGCAGGGGCTTCGTGGCCGCGGTATCGCTGGCTGGCTAGCGGCGCCATGGCGCATATCAGGTTCGGTAGCCCAGGCCCGTCAATTGATGAAGAAATTACAGCCGGACTTGGTAGTGGGTTTTGGTGGTTATACCGCGGGTCCAGGCGGAATCGCAGCCTGGTTGAGTAAAGTCCCTTTGCTGATTCACGAACAAAATGCAGCGCCGGGCATGACCAATAAGTTACTGAGCCGCTTTGCTCAGCGTACGTTGCTCGGATTCAAAGCGGCGGCGGACAAATTAAAGCAGGGCATATGGGTTGGTAACCCGGTGCGCCAGGATATTTGCGACTTAATAGAAGCACCGCAAAAACCTGTTAACGACACACTGCAGTTATTAATTATTGGCGGCAGTCTTGGCGCTGAGGTATTGAATCAGAATGTACCAGTGGCACTGCAAAAATGGACGGACCCTGAGTTACGGATAACGCACCAGGTCGGCAAAGGCCGGGAGCAGGAAACCGTGCAGCGTTACCAGCAGGCTGGCCCTGGCGTCAAAGTGGAAGTGGTGGAATTTATTGAAGATATGGCCGCCGCTTACCAGCAGGCTGATTTGGTACTGTGTCGCGCTGGCGCATTAACGGTAGCGGAGTTGGCCTGTGCCGGGGTAGCCAGCATTCTGGTGCCTTACCCGTATGCGGTAGACGACCATCAGACCCGCAATGCGGAAGTGTTAGTCAGCGCACAGGCAGCCATATTGCTGCCACAGTCGCAGTTGAATGCATCAAGCCTGTTTAGCGTATTGCAGGAATTAGCTATCGACCCTGAACGCTTACAACACATGGGTGAACAGGCAAAAACTGTCGCCAGCAGCGAGTCGACACAAAAAATAGTACAACATTGTCAGGAATTAATGAAAGAGCGAGCCGTATCATGA